The DNA sequence cttaccaggaatcttaaATTGAGAGGCTCAGGCGAGCCTGCAACAAGCAAACcgctgtgtgtttaaaggggaatgttactctgctaagatatagaacttgctaacacaagttaggaaggatatcaataaacaatatattctctcctgcctccctgaacattcccccaCTAAGACCCTGGTTTCCTTGCTTGTTTAATCCACAGAGTTTTGACCAAgtgtttctccctcctcccacttgaAGTAGGTCTCTCCCTCTGCTTGCAATCAGGAGAGGTCTATGCCCCTGGAGGAAACAACTCCCTCAAACATCATCTGGCTCTCAAGCATCTCTAGATGAGTGAGTGCTGGAGATAAATCTTCTTGCAAGGGCCATCAGAGTGATCATGGAAGAGCTTCTCATCAATATGCAGCAATTTGATACATTTCTGCTTATTTTGTTAaaagctttgtttttatttttccagtgctCATATGtaaccaacccccaccccacccaaaaatatatataagaacaaacctcagcaaagaggtgccACGTGATCAGAATATCTGATgagcacataaaaatgcaagatggaTGAGATGCCATTATAACACTTATCAGTTCACTCAAGGAACCATTGTAAGTAAAGGACTCTGGTACCTCAGGTGTATATTTACTCCCTGCCCGAGGTATGTTAAAGAATTGTTCCCAACAGTTTATTTTAGGGATCAATCGAAACCTCACAAAGCAAGGCTAAAATTTAATTTCTAATAGATCCTCTCAAAGTCCAGAAAAAAACCCAGTCTTCTCCCTGGGCAAAAGTGTTAGTTTAGAAGGAATTTAAGAACCTAGAATCAACTAGGTAAAGATAAGTATTAAGGCTTCCTCAACAGAAGCATAGGGTTAGTAACTCAGTATGTGCATTTGAATTCCTGAACAGATCCCTCTACATGGGAATTTTACATGGGAGTTCAAACGCAAGTTTGCAGGTGGGGAGGTGGAGCCTGCCATCTCCCCACCCATGACTGAACATGCACATTGAATTAAGGGATGGGGCTAAAGATTCCCAGGACTCACAACCCGGTGGGTCCCTCTGTCTTCAGGGTGATGCTAGTGGGGTtcctttgtgtttttgtttttcttttgtacaaCATCAGAGCGTCTCAGGGTGGACAGGCAGGTTCCAAATCTTTTACGCCTTGCGTCTCACACCCTTAGGGTCCTCAGAAAGATTGACAGGGGATTGGGTGCTATGCCTGGGTCCAGTCACATTTTCTGCAggacagagaaagaaaaggagaaggctGGGTGAGATCAGGGGATGCATCAGCACCTGCTGTTGCAGACAGGTTCACAAAACATTCTCTCTTCAAACTTCACATGGATTTGGTCAGGAAGCCTTGCAGAGAGCAGAAAATACTCCCTTCAAGTAGAGGCAAGCCAAGGACAAAGAGAATGTAGTGGCTAGTTAttaagatatacagtggtgccttgcttctcaaacgccttgctactcaaatgccttggttcccaaatgctgaaaacccggaagtgttccggtttttgaactttttatggaagccgaatgtccaatgaggctgtcagctattgtttccggggcacctgcaccaatcagaagctgcgccttggttttcaaacatttcggaattgacctcaaatgtttctctgcaaggaggaaggaaatgggaaagcctccccattgtctctttgctcacaaatcctgtcttaagggtgtatccgtgtatgaatagggtgagcctgtgacctggactcaggaattaagtatttatcatcatcaaagaatggccaggctcaccaggtaaacccattaacaggtttcctgccagacaggattctgctaTAGACTgtcccttctgtgatgtatgtatgatgtattggggggtgatcttgagctacagggtggcaatttccaaagtctatataagggcttgcacacctttgttctgggttcctcctccctccctgcgttgggggtgggtgggcaccctgttgcaacagtttaataaagatcaggcttactagctgctttacttctcaatattctctggttggcctctgttatttttctcctactgatagaaaacctacataaggactctatatgggctatTGGGTACCCcataaaagaaaagaagcagttATTTTTCTTATGACatcagaaaaaaaataattttaatttttaacatctacaatactgtcttatttattctatagtacagtacattgattattgctttcattttatggatcaatggtctcattagatagtaaaattcatgttaaattgctgttttaggggttgtttttaaaagtctggaacagattaattcattttgcattactttctatgggaaagggcgccttggttttggaacgctttggttttggaatggagttccggaatggattaaccaaggtaccattgtatatattTAGCTCTCACAGCTCCAGTAAAAGAGACATAATCCCAGAGCTGGACAGGACAAGATCTATTGGTAGTGCCATCTCCCTGGGCAAATGGAAGGGCATCCAACTCTCCCCTGCCTCCCATTTTCTGTATTCCAGCTGTCTTGCAGCATTCTGTGGCTACCACAGCAGGCTCACTTGGCTGTTGGGGGCGTCTTTGCTGCTGCCTTTTAAATATATAAGATTCAGCAACTCAGGGGTCCTCGGAGCACACCAGTGCTTCCCTTTCATTTCGCAATGTCCATGGGCTGCTTCATTTCTGTCTGCATTCACTAGTAGGAGTGACCAGATGGGCTATGCTTGGTGGGGTGTGTGCATCAGCTGGTCTCCAGAGACCTGCAGTGTGGTTTCCTCTTCCCAGACACTTCCTTGACCAGAGCTAGGAAATTACCTTACTTAcgccctttccccccctccaagacTCTTATCAGGAGAAGGGCAGCAATTAACTTAGGGCCCCTCCATAAAGCCTTTATTTATATCATGAATTCATGATTGCGGGTGTCAGGGTGATTTTACAGGATCCTATTATGAATACCGTTTGTGCCTGCAGAAGTTTCAGGGTTGGCACAGCTTCATTTCCAATCGGTGCATATCCTGCAGCTccttgctgaaatcctgtaactttcctTACCGCAGATTTTCTGGGGTGGGATCATTTGTTTCAACCACTTAATACCGAACATGACAAGTTTAAGCTATAAAGTGAAGACCACATAGCATTGGGGTTTTCATAATTGTTTTCAGTCTGCTTCAGGAGTGAAGGGGAAGCAAAACAGCAGTGAGCACCAAGTGGAAGGAAGTCTTGGGAAGAAGAAATGTCTCTTCCCAAGTGGAAGTGGGGCATTGCAGTGATGTTGCTGCCTGGAGCTGGAAAATAGGAGAGAGGATTTGCAAGCTATATAAATTAAAACGTTTACCAGACATTCTGATCTTCCCGGCTCTTGAGTAATTTTGCAGCCTTCAAggttcttcctctcttcctccatagCCTTCAGCTGGGCTTTGGTTTtctcctgaacaacaacaacaaagaatgctGATGTTCTTTTGCTTTATCAGGAAGATTTCCCCTTTACTTGATTTGTTTGCCCAACCTctacccctcccccaccccctggttaAAACAACCCGAGACCACCTCCACATCTTTATAgggtggcagcaaatcccaccaaTGAAGGTCAGAGCTCAGGGGCggagcatttgttttgcatgcagaaagtccttgGTTCAGTCAcaggcatctgcaggtagggctgggaatgttctccatctgaaaccctggagagctgctgccagtcagtgtagaccagtgatggccaaacttggctctccagctgttttgggacaattcccatcatccctgaccactggtcctgttagctagggatgatgggagttgtagtcccaaaacagctggagggccaaatttggccatcactggtgtaGGCAGTTCTGAGCCACATGGACACAGGACACTGCCTTATAAggagtcaagccattggtccatctaactcagtattgtctacactgactggcagcagctctctagggatACAGACAGGGACGaagactgaacctgagaccttctgcctgcaaagcagatgctctaccactaagctgtgGCCTTTCCCCCAAATAACCTCAGTATAAGGCATATTCCCATGTTTGCCTTGCTTACCTTGAGCTCTCGGGCAACTTCCTCCAACAGGGCTACCTTATGGCCACTGTGTGCCTTGGTCCGTTTACACACCATACAGAGCGGGGCTTCATCATCTTTACAAATGAACTTCAGGGGCTTCCGATGTCTTTTACACACCTCCCTTCTCCTTTCTGGTCGTCTCTCCACCCACAGCTTGACAAGCTGGACCACTTTGGCCAGTTGCCAGTTTGGCCTGCTGTCCATTggctgaaagagtctcctgcacTCGGGACAAGCATTGGCTCCCTCAGATTCAGGCCAAGACTGGACAGTGCAAGCTTTGCAGAAATTATGCCCGCAGTCCAACATCACAGGATCTTTGAAATATCCCAGGCAGATGGGACAAGTCATTGCATCAATAAGCTCCTGAAGAGGTCCCTCAGTTGCCATCCTTACTTCTCCCTAGAGGGCAATAAAAACAGGTTGGGTTTCATTTCCGATTTAAAATAGTTCAAGAGCAACAAAAATGGTGGTAGTGGGCAAAACAAAGAGGTCTTACTCATTATAAAGTCCAAATCCACTTTGTTGCAAAACTTACAGAACACAAATGCCTTCAAAACTTACAGAGCACAAATTCCTTCTTAACTATCAACACTCAACATATTTTAAGGGACAAAGTCTTTTGATGAGAGCACTGTACTACTATTTCATAAGTAGCATATGTTTCAAGTTTACACCATAATTtcaacatatatttttaaaagtccacCTAAAAAAGGTGAAAACAAATCAAAAGCCAAACTAAACACAAATGTTGCATACAGTATTATtctttttaacaagaatttagtTGAAGTTAAACGGCCACCCAATCCTATATGTGTGTTCTTTTAGAAATAGTAAGCGAACCCCGTGCACTTATCCaacagaaagtcccattgaactcagcataatttacttctaagtaaagatACAGTACCTAGGATCACAGTATAACAAATACCTTCTGATGAGGAGTGACTACTCCAGAGAAAGAGCCACCATTCTAAACAGCCAAGTACTAAATTTGATCACTATAAATAACCACACTACTTTCTTAATACAGTAGTTTACTTACAGTTAAACACCACCAAGAAATACTGGAATCCAGACAAATATCacatccacacatttaaagcacattactttctgtaaaggattctgggaactagCTTGTCCCTTATAGAGCTACAATTATCAGCATCCTTAACATGAAGCCTGCCTGGATTTTATAGTATTCTGAAGGTtaaggggaacctttggccctctagatgttgacgaactacaactcccatcatccctgaccattgagcatgttttctggggctgacgggagttgcaGTTCCGTAACATCCAGC is a window from the Lacerta agilis isolate rLacAgi1 chromosome 8, rLacAgi1.pri, whole genome shotgun sequence genome containing:
- the LOC117051007 gene encoding zinc finger protein RFP-like isoform X1, with product MCGCDICLDSSISWWCLTGEVRMATEGPLQELIDAMTCPICLGYFKDPVMLDCGHNFCKACTVQSWPESEGANACPECRRLFQPMDSRPNWQLAKVVQLVKLWVERRPERRREVCKRHRKPLKFICKDDEAPLCMVCKRTKAHSGHKVALLEEVARELKEKTKAQLKAMEEERKNLEGCKITQEPGRSECLKM
- the LOC117051007 gene encoding zinc finger protein RFP-like isoform X2, whose amino-acid sequence is MATEGPLQELIDAMTCPICLGYFKDPVMLDCGHNFCKACTVQSWPESEGANACPECRRLFQPMDSRPNWQLAKVVQLVKLWVERRPERRREVCKRHRKPLKFICKDDEAPLCMVCKRTKAHSGHKVALLEEVARELKEKTKAQLKAMEEERKNLEGCKITQEPGRSECLKM